From the genome of Alosa alosa isolate M-15738 ecotype Scorff River chromosome 18, AALO_Geno_1.1, whole genome shotgun sequence, one region includes:
- the LOC125311198 gene encoding interferon-induced protein with tetratricopeptide repeats 3-like: MDSFQTDLRRRIDSLECHFTWNLSRNVSILHRQQEHLEDRSRHGCAWEGHLYNLLGYVIYHIKDSAEEALAHLRQAEVVLKEREPEGRGPHLLVNQANLAWVHYHLEELPECQAYLEEVARLQEDFPAPPGCELHPEVYGEKGWTQVKFEYDLKKQAVANFEMALRGDPDRKEWHVGLAIAKYKLYEGNDELTEEIIEQIKIAKTKDPDNLHMLTIYWNALAKVGRKTEETVREVHDLAQQLKPDLDGLGDILHFLRLHDSLDSALQVGEEIVRKHPFEREAKKQLALCYKWKIFEMQNSSIKVS; this comes from the exons ATGGA ctcattTCAGACTGATCTGAGGAGACGGATAGACAGCCTTGAGTGTCACTTCACCTGGAACCTCAGTCGCAACGTTAGCATTCTACACCGGCAACAGGAGCATTTGGAGGACCGCAGTCGACATGGCTGTGCTTGGGAGGGTCACCTGTACAACCTGCTGGGTTACGTCATCTACCACATCAAAGACTCTGCAGAGGAGGCACTGGCACACCTGCGACAGGCTGAGGTGGTTCTCAAAGAGCGAGAACCGGAGGGGAGAGGACCCCATCTGCTGGTCAACCAGGCTAACCTGGCCTGGGTGCACTACCATTTGGAGGAGCTGCCAGAGTGCCAGGCTTATCTGGAGGAAGTGGCCCGGCTCCAGGAGGATTTCCCTGCACCTCCCGGGTGTGAACTTCATCCAGAGGTATATGGGGAGAAAGGCTGGACTCAGGTGAAGTTTGAGTATGATTTGAAGAAGCAAGCTGTAGCTAACTTTGAAATGGCTTTGAGAGGAGACCCAGATAGGAAAGAGTGGCACGTAGGCCTCGCAATTGCCAAGTATAAACTTTATGAAGGTAATGACGAGTTGACAGAAGAAATCATTGAGCAAATTAAAATTGCAAAGACAAAAGATCCAGATAACCTACATATGTTAACTATCTACTGGAATGCTTTGGCAAAAGTtggcagaaagacagaggagacTGTGAGAGAGGTTCATGACCTAGCTCAGCAGCTGAAACCAGATCTTGACGGCCTTGGAGACATTCTTCACTTCTTACGTTTGCACGATTCTCTGGATTCAGCCTTACAAGTTGGTGAGGAGATAGTGAGGAAACATCCCTTTGAAAGAGAAGCCAAAAAACAGCTGGCTCTTTGTTATAAATGGAAGATTTTTGAAATGCAAAACAGTTCGATCAAAGTGAGCTGA
- the LOC125311805 gene encoding interferon-induced protein with tetratricopeptide repeats 2-like, with product MTDFDLQDNLKNMECHFNWQLDSSPSTLENLHQDLKDRLQTGCTWKCQLHNLLGYVLHAQGSRDEALTHLKKAEKMIKEQRDEEKDCLLLVNQANLAWVHYSRGELKESRAYLEEVTRLQEALPASPGSQIHPELSGQKGWSLLKFERSKKQQAIECFKMSLEGNPQKALFHKGLALAMEKGYTESEVTPELKKEIVEKLRVAKQMDENDICVAALFMIQSFPNSGDKEGAREEANKLAGELIASGCLDGLDNILYLLMYHCQEIDKALDVAETMLNLFPHSTRAKKALANSLKRKVFSLEESDKRKALATRAIALYKDVNTQHSVKGRCSLAVMHVKVDDIDAANNIYRNLLGQNHLSDAEKQLLYLQYGDYLYWERKRTSEAIDMYIKAAKVPAVSDDKNKCIQRLVSIVRDGGDDRCNEICAFLLDLHQFCVGCRHIGLLFLKK from the exons ATGAC TGACTTTGATCTGCAAGATAATTTGAAAAACATGGAGTGCCATTTCAACTGGCAGTTAGACTCGAGCCCATCTACACTTGAGAACCTCCACCAAGATCTCAAGGATCGCCTTCAGACTGGATGCACCTGGAAGTGCCAGTTGCACAACCTCCTTGGGTACGTCCTTCATGCTCAGGGCTCCAGGGACGAAGCCTTGACCCACCTGAAGAAAGCAGAGAAGATGATCAAAGAgcagagggatgaagagaaagacTGCCTCCTGCTGGTCAACCAGGCAAACCTCGCCTGGGTACATTACTCTAGGGGTGAGTTGAAAGAGAGCCGCGCTTATTTGGAAGAAGTGACTCGACTTCAGGAGGCTTTACCTGCCTCACCTGGTTCCCAAATTCACCCAGAGTTAAGTGGGCAAAAAGGTTGGAGTCTGTTGAAGTTTGAGAGAAGCAAAAAACAACAAGCCATAGAGTGCTTCAAAATGTCCTTGGAAGGAAATCCCCAGAAAGCACTTTTTCACAAAGGCCTTGCTCTTGCCATGGAAAAGGGTTACACAGAATCAGAAGTCACCCCAGAGTTGAAAAAggaaattgtagaaaagcttaGGGTTGCAAAACAGATGGATGAAAATGACATATGTGTAGCAGCATTGTTTATGATTCAATCATTTCCCAATAGTGGGGACAAAGAGGGAGCTAGGGAAGAGGCAAACAAACTAGCAGGTGAACTCATTGCCTCTGGATGTCTTGATGGTCTCGACAACATCCTATATCTACTTATGTATCACTGCCAAGAAATTGACAAAGCCTTAGATGTTGCAGAGACAATGTTGAATTTATTTCCACATTCAACCCGAGCAAAGAAGGCCCTTGCAAACAGCTTGAAGCGGAAGGTCTTTTCCTTGGAGGAATCTGACAAGCGAAAAGCTCTGGCCACAAGGGCCATCGCCCTTTATAAGGATGTGAACACACAGCATTCTGTCAAGGGGCGTTGCAGTCTTGCAGTAATGCATGTGAAAGTAGATGATATTGATGCTGCAAATAATATTTACAGAAACcttttaggtcaaaatcacctTAGTGATGCAGAGAAGCAACTCCTGTACTTGCAATATGGTGACTATCTATACTGGGAGAGAAAAAGGACCTCTGAGGCAATAGACATGTACATAAAAGCTGCGAAAGTCCCAGCTGTCTCTGACGACAAAAATAAGTGCATTCAAAGACTTGTGTCAATTGTCAGGGATGGGGGGGATGACAGATGTAATGAAATCTGTGCCTTTCTGCTTGACCTGCACCAGTTTTGTGTTGGTTGCAGGCATATCGGACTATTGTTTCTGAAGAAGTGA